In a genomic window of Rhododendron vialii isolate Sample 1 chromosome 12a, ASM3025357v1:
- the LOC131311592 gene encoding GCN5-related N-acetyltransferase 10, chloroplastic-like isoform X1, producing MAHAKASYPSITRGILCREISCGYRVCKHGETNLTDFRLTRWNNTIVHNVRNREKRNPEKERELMVQCSTSSSPSSTEEVELDGTIEDLDAKNGDGEGQFGDLVREYGWKVRRMVEEPSEMRKVAQVQAEAFHEPVFLFNDLFFQFFQAEVLSGLLYKLRNSAPNRYACLVAESNTDDLESRQELVGVVDVTALRDEAVLRHLSGAKEYLYVSGIAVLNTFRRRKVATALLKACDMVSILWGFEYLVLRAYEDDLGALKLYGNAGYRIVSADPPWMTTWIGRKRRVLMIKRPSSCPK from the exons atggctCATGCGAAAGCAAGTTACCCCAGTATTACAAGGGGAATATTGTGCAGAGAAATATCATGTGGATACAGAGTTTGCAAACATGGTGAGACTAATTTGACTGACTTTCGATTGACTAGATGGAATAATACTATAGTCCACAATGTGAGGAACAGAGAGAAGAGGAAtccagagaaagaaagagagctTATGGTACAGTGCAgcacttcttcttctccttcttcaacTGAGGAGGTGGAGTTGGATGGCACGATTGAGGATTTGGATGCAAAAAATGGAGATGGAGAGGGGCAGTTTGGGGATTTGGTGAGGGAGTATGGATGGAAGGTGAGGAGAATGGTTGAGGAGCCGAGTGAGATGAGGAAGGTAGCTCAAGTTCAAGCTGAAGCCTTTCATGAACCTGTTTTTCTCTTCAATGATCTCTTCTTCCAATTCTTTCAG GCAGAAGTACTTTCAGGACTTCTTTACAAACTTCGAAACTCAGCCCCAAACAG GTATGCATGCTTGGTGGCTGAGTCTAACACCGATGATCTCGAGTCGAGGCAAGAGCTTGTGGGAGTTGTAGATGTAACAGCCTTGAGAGATGAAGCTGTTCTTCGGCATCTCTCTGGAGCTAAAGAATATCTTTATGTGTCTGGGATTGCCGTTTTAAACACTTTCAG GAGGAGAAAAGTAGCCACTGCATTACTAAAAGCCTGTGACATGGTTTCCATTCTTTGGGGTTTTGAATATCTTGTTCTACGGGCTTACGAAGACGATTTGGGTGCTCTCAAACTGTATGGAAATGCAGGCTATAGAATTGTCTCAGCAGATCCCCCATGGATGACTACTTGGATTGGTCGAAAACGCCGCGTTCTTATGATTAAACGGCCTAGTTCTTGTCCAAAATGA
- the LOC131311236 gene encoding transcription factor MYB30-like isoform X1, translated as MGKGRAPCCDKAVVKSGPWTAVEDMKLVSYVRRHGHGNWRALPKQAGLLRCGKSCRLRWINYLSPDVKRGNFTPEEEEAIIKLHDLLGNNRWSKIASHLPGRTDNEIKNVWHTHLKKRSRVKEPNDCNSYSEPSNNSPQFTPSVANRNQVTGHVSLPNSLSGSFPSSENEQGASSIDHETAITPYGSPFTDSKSTKWSEPEKQSASLSGSEGERIDANSSTQTLSREVVEIPFEPNLDFWDMLDDDSITSSDVPVSHVVESLDQQVTFSQEDNKREVGSWWWLAYLESELGLEATILDGNQDE; from the exons ATGGGAAAAGGGCGTGCCCCGTGTTGCGACAAGGCCGTGGTGAAGAGCGGTCCGTGGACTGCAGTTGAGGATATGAAGCTTGTTTCATATGTTCGGAGGCATGGACATGGGAATTGGCGCGCTCTTCCAAAACAagcag GTTTGTTGAGATGTGGGAAGAGCTGTCGTTTAAGATGGATAAACTACCTAAGCCCAGATGTTAAGAGAGGAAACTTCACCCCCGAGGAAGAAGAAGCCATCATCAAGCTGCATGATTTGCTTGGCAACAA CAGATGGTCCAAAATAGCCTCTCATTTGCCGGGGAGAACTGACAACGAGATAAAGAACGTCTGGCACACACATTTGAAGAAACGCTCGAGAGTGAAAGAACCTAACGATTGCAACAGCTACAGTGAACCCTCCAACAATTCTCCTCAATTCACTCCATCAGTGGCAAACAGAAATCAAGTTACTGGACATGTTTCCCTCCCTAATAGCCTCTCTGGTTCATTTCCATCTTCTGAAAATGAGCAAGGAGCTAGTTCCATAGATCACGAAACGGCCATTACTCCATATGGTTCACCTTTTACCGATTCTAAAAGCACGAAGTGGTCTGAACCAGAAAAACAATCAGCTTCATTGTCGGGCTCAGAGGGAGAACGCATCGATGCCAATTCGAGCACTCAAACTTTGTCTCGTGAAGTGGTTGAAATCCCATTTGAGCCTAACTTGGACTTTTGGGACATGTTAGATGATGACTCCATTACTAGTAGTGATGTTCCAGTTAGTCACGTGGTTGAAAGTCTAGATCAGCAAGTCACATTCTCTCAAGAAGACAACAAAAGGGAGGTTGGAAGTTGGTGGTGGTTGGCATACTTAGAAAGTGAGCTTGGACTTGAGGCCACAATATTGGATGGAAACCAAGATGAATGA
- the LOC131311236 gene encoding transcription factor MYB30-like isoform X2, whose product MGKGRAPCCDKAVVKSGPWTAVEDMKLVSYVRRHGHGNWRALPKQAGLLRCGKSCRLRWINYLSPDVKRGNFTPEEEEAIIKLHDLLGNKWSKIASHLPGRTDNEIKNVWHTHLKKRSRVKEPNDCNSYSEPSNNSPQFTPSVANRNQVTGHVSLPNSLSGSFPSSENEQGASSIDHETAITPYGSPFTDSKSTKWSEPEKQSASLSGSEGERIDANSSTQTLSREVVEIPFEPNLDFWDMLDDDSITSSDVPVSHVVESLDQQVTFSQEDNKREVGSWWWLAYLESELGLEATILDGNQDE is encoded by the exons ATGGGAAAAGGGCGTGCCCCGTGTTGCGACAAGGCCGTGGTGAAGAGCGGTCCGTGGACTGCAGTTGAGGATATGAAGCTTGTTTCATATGTTCGGAGGCATGGACATGGGAATTGGCGCGCTCTTCCAAAACAagcag GTTTGTTGAGATGTGGGAAGAGCTGTCGTTTAAGATGGATAAACTACCTAAGCCCAGATGTTAAGAGAGGAAACTTCACCCCCGAGGAAGAAGAAGCCATCATCAAGCTGCATGATTTGCTTGGCAACAA ATGGTCCAAAATAGCCTCTCATTTGCCGGGGAGAACTGACAACGAGATAAAGAACGTCTGGCACACACATTTGAAGAAACGCTCGAGAGTGAAAGAACCTAACGATTGCAACAGCTACAGTGAACCCTCCAACAATTCTCCTCAATTCACTCCATCAGTGGCAAACAGAAATCAAGTTACTGGACATGTTTCCCTCCCTAATAGCCTCTCTGGTTCATTTCCATCTTCTGAAAATGAGCAAGGAGCTAGTTCCATAGATCACGAAACGGCCATTACTCCATATGGTTCACCTTTTACCGATTCTAAAAGCACGAAGTGGTCTGAACCAGAAAAACAATCAGCTTCATTGTCGGGCTCAGAGGGAGAACGCATCGATGCCAATTCGAGCACTCAAACTTTGTCTCGTGAAGTGGTTGAAATCCCATTTGAGCCTAACTTGGACTTTTGGGACATGTTAGATGATGACTCCATTACTAGTAGTGATGTTCCAGTTAGTCACGTGGTTGAAAGTCTAGATCAGCAAGTCACATTCTCTCAAGAAGACAACAAAAGGGAGGTTGGAAGTTGGTGGTGGTTGGCATACTTAGAAAGTGAGCTTGGACTTGAGGCCACAATATTGGATGGAAACCAAGATGAATGA
- the LOC131311528 gene encoding pentatricopeptide repeat-containing protein At4g18975, chloroplastic, producing the protein MEEELGRVLEWCGSTLLRTSDGSDLISAINGYRSLIAEMRFKPPSDPEPILELLASNSVIIRSPNTNFPPCCLHSALKLLGSFGTELWRFSVTEIQCPSNYHQSGKSRKVIKKVGKKEHHLWKKRDSAGSGQKALNLVQIVSGLPNEKEAVYGALDKWTAWETEFPLIAASKALRMLRKRSRWIRVIQVAKWMLSKGQGATMGTYDTLLLAFDMDQRVDEAESLWNMILHTHTRSISKQLFARMISLYEHHNLPEKIIEVFADMEELGVKPDEDTVRKVACAFQNLGQVDNQKLVLRKYLSKWKYIHFKGERVRVRRETWDI; encoded by the exons ATGGAGGAAGAATTGGGGAGAGTTTTAGAG tggtgtgGCAGTACCCTACTGCGCAcctccgacggctcggatctcatctcggcaataaaCGGCTATCGAtcgttgattgccgagatgagattcaAGCCGCCGTCAGATC CTGAGCCGATCCTCGAGTTGCTTGCAAGCAACTCGGTAATCATTCGCAGCCCAAACACTAACTTTCCTCCTTGTTGTTTGCATTCTGCTTTGAAGTTACTTGGAAGTTTCGGAACAGAGCTATGGCGATTTTCAGTGACTGAAATCCAATGTCCTTCGAATTATCATCAATCGGGAAAAAGCAG GAAAGTAATTAAGAAGGTTGGGAAGAAAGAGCATCACTTGTGGAAAAAAAGAGATTCAGCTGGGTCTGGGCAAAAGGCACTCAACCTTGTTCAGATT GTATCTGGACTGCCAAATGAGAAAGAAGCCGTTTATGGTGCTTTGGATAAATGGACTGCTTGGGAAACAGAATTTCCATTAATTGCTGCCTCTAAGGCTCTACGAATGTTGAGGAAGAGGAGTCGGTGGATTCGGGTGATTCAA GTTGCCAAGTGGATGTTGAGCAAAGGTCAAGGAGCGACTATGGGAACATACGACACCCTTCTACTAGCATTTGACATGGATCAGAGGGTCGATGAGGCAGAATCATTATGGAATATGATTTTGCATACGCATACACGTTCTATCTCAAAGCAATTGTTTGCTCGGATGATCTCCTTGTATGAACATCATAACCTTCCAGAAAAGATAATTGAG GTGTTTGCAGACATGGAGGAGTTAGGTGTAAAGCCAGATGAAGACACCGTCAGGAAAGTGGCATGTGCCTTCCAAAACCTAGGTCAAGTGGACAATCAGAAGCTGGTTCTCAGGAAGTACCTGAGTAAATGGAAATACATCCACTTCAAGGGTGAACGGGTTAGGGTAAGAAGAGAAACATGGGATATATAA
- the LOC131311592 gene encoding GCN5-related N-acetyltransferase 10, chloroplastic-like isoform X2: protein MAHAKASYPSITRGILCREISCGYRVCKHGETNLTDFRLTRWNNTIVHNVRNREKRNPEKERELMVQCSTSSSPSSTEEVELDGTIEDLDAKNGDGEGQFGDLVREYGWKVRRMVEEPSEMRKVAQVQAEAFHEPVFLFNDLFFQFFQAEVLSGLLYKLRNSAPNRRRKVATALLKACDMVSILWGFEYLVLRAYEDDLGALKLYGNAGYRIVSADPPWMTTWIGRKRRVLMIKRPSSCPK from the exons atggctCATGCGAAAGCAAGTTACCCCAGTATTACAAGGGGAATATTGTGCAGAGAAATATCATGTGGATACAGAGTTTGCAAACATGGTGAGACTAATTTGACTGACTTTCGATTGACTAGATGGAATAATACTATAGTCCACAATGTGAGGAACAGAGAGAAGAGGAAtccagagaaagaaagagagctTATGGTACAGTGCAgcacttcttcttctccttcttcaacTGAGGAGGTGGAGTTGGATGGCACGATTGAGGATTTGGATGCAAAAAATGGAGATGGAGAGGGGCAGTTTGGGGATTTGGTGAGGGAGTATGGATGGAAGGTGAGGAGAATGGTTGAGGAGCCGAGTGAGATGAGGAAGGTAGCTCAAGTTCAAGCTGAAGCCTTTCATGAACCTGTTTTTCTCTTCAATGATCTCTTCTTCCAATTCTTTCAG GCAGAAGTACTTTCAGGACTTCTTTACAAACTTCGAAACTCAGCCCCAAACAG GAGGAGAAAAGTAGCCACTGCATTACTAAAAGCCTGTGACATGGTTTCCATTCTTTGGGGTTTTGAATATCTTGTTCTACGGGCTTACGAAGACGATTTGGGTGCTCTCAAACTGTATGGAAATGCAGGCTATAGAATTGTCTCAGCAGATCCCCCATGGATGACTACTTGGATTGGTCGAAAACGCCGCGTTCTTATGATTAAACGGCCTAGTTCTTGTCCAAAATGA